From Spiroplasma monobiae MQ-1, a single genomic window includes:
- a CDS encoding dicarboxylate/amino acid:cation symporter, with translation MTILAEDTGHNLLRDFLAISTWQSLVAITIFISLQVGLWFFLKKYKFAFMYRVILGMAIGLIFGIVLQSIIGFPGSDGFEEISKPTNKLYWIYELNIWASFFKNIFINGVYLLTVPIVFIAIFKITSKPGETGLGRITVKGIALLLFNVAVMFTITFFIGLLLKVGEGFDLSSESSVPNRDNVPLPQIIWGYIPNNIIGAMATNSIIPVMVVGALAGGSVKILSKKKQVEMEAIRKAMNTGWDIMMSILMTFMKIMPLAVMSMITVSITSRPIGALATIGKVIGVGYLGVIIALGILTLEIFLSGVKVGAWWKKAWRPLIQGFSTQSSNASLPVAMETLTEDMKVNGKASNTIQPISTTMGLIACAGVQSGLATSILWTGTTTGSAVHDMGLFTFFIMALFVTVIASLGIAGVPGTATVVTVGVLGGMGFGGYAGSVLAVIAPLDGLFDMGRTGANVTGGVAVATIVGKSEGLIEEGSDLLGEKGIKLQKQILEKHKYRDDYINSINSLKISASKELKNKELTVDDKKVITNKLKENLLKEKLNFKEKNKFLKDKK, from the coding sequence ATGACAATCTTAGCAGAAGATACAGGTCATAATTTGCTTAGAGATTTTCTAGCAATTAGTACATGACAATCACTTGTAGCAATTACAATATTTATATCTTTACAAGTTGGTTTATGATTCTTTCTAAAGAAATATAAATTTGCTTTTATGTATAGAGTTATTTTGGGAATGGCAATAGGTTTAATATTTGGTATTGTATTACAATCAATTATTGGCTTTCCTGGATCAGATGGTTTTGAAGAAATATCAAAACCAACAAATAAATTATATTGAATTTATGAATTAAATATATGAGCTTCATTCTTTAAAAATATTTTTATTAATGGAGTTTATTTATTGACTGTACCAATCGTATTTATTGCGATATTTAAAATTACTTCAAAACCAGGAGAAACTGGTTTGGGAAGAATTACAGTAAAAGGAATAGCATTATTGTTATTTAATGTTGCTGTTATGTTCACAATAACCTTTTTTATAGGTTTGTTATTAAAGGTAGGAGAAGGTTTTGATTTATCATCAGAAAGTTCTGTTCCGAATAGGGATAATGTCCCATTGCCCCAAATTATTTGAGGATATATTCCTAATAATATTATTGGGGCTATGGCTACTAATTCAATCATACCTGTAATGGTTGTTGGAGCTTTGGCCGGAGGAAGTGTGAAAATTCTTTCAAAGAAAAAACAAGTTGAAATGGAAGCAATTAGAAAAGCTATGAATACAGGCTGAGATATTATGATGTCAATTTTAATGACATTTATGAAAATTATGCCATTAGCTGTTATGTCTATGATAACTGTTTCTATAACTTCAAGACCAATTGGGGCTCTTGCTACAATTGGTAAAGTTATTGGAGTAGGTTACTTGGGAGTTATTATTGCGTTGGGGATACTGACTTTAGAAATTTTCTTAAGTGGTGTAAAAGTTGGTGCTTGATGAAAAAAAGCTTGAAGACCTTTAATACAAGGATTTTCAACTCAGTCTTCAAATGCATCACTGCCTGTTGCTATGGAAACATTAACTGAAGATATGAAAGTTAATGGAAAAGCGTCAAATACAATTCAACCAATTTCTACAACAATGGGATTGATTGCTTGTGCTGGTGTTCAATCAGGGTTAGCAACAAGTATTTTATGAACTGGAACAACAACTGGTAGTGCTGTTCATGATATGGGATTATTCACATTCTTTATTATGGCATTATTTGTAACTGTTATTGCTTCTTTGGGAATAGCGGGAGTTCCGGGAACTGCTACAGTTGTTACTGTTGGTGTTCTTGGGGGAATGGGGTTTGGTGGATATGCAGGAAGTGTCCTTGCTGTTATTGCACCACTAGACGGACTATTTGATATGGGAAGAACTGGAGCTAATGTCACTGGTGGTGTTGCTGTTGCAACTATTGTCGGTAAATCTGAAGGACTCATTGAGGAAGGTTCTGATCTATTGGGTGAAAAAGGAATAAAATTACAAAAACAAATTCTTGAAAAACACAAATATAGAGATGATTATATAAACTCTATTAACTCTTTAAAAATTTCTGCTTCAAAGGAATTAAAAAATAAGGAATTAACTGTTGACGATAAAAAAGTCATTACAAACAAATTAAAAGAGAATTTATTAAAAGAAAAATTAAACTTCAAAGAAAAGAATAAGTTTTTAAAAGATAAGAAATAA
- a CDS encoding single-stranded DNA-binding protein, with product MNNVTIIGQIEGNPQLVFNSKDGEKKLYKFTLRVPRNYKTKSGELIDDFINVKVWSNILGDEYEYFDQSYVGIEGRLFSFGNSEKNNYGNELVANKIIHIN from the coding sequence ATGAATAATGTAACAATAATCGGACAAATTGAGGGTAATCCTCAATTGGTATTTAACTCAAAAGATGGAGAAAAAAAATTATATAAATTTACTTTAAGAGTTCCAAGGAATTATAAAACAAAATCAGGAGAACTAATTGATGATTTTATTAATGTTAAAGTTTGATCGAACATTCTTGGCGATGAATATGAGTACTTTGATCAATCATATGTTGGTATTGAAGGAAGACTATTTTCTTTTGGAAACAGCGAAAAAAATAATTATGGTAATGAATTAGTTGCAAATAAAATAATTCATATTAATTAA
- a CDS encoding DNA-processing protein DprA: MENVLLYFSIKYNGDWDKIYHALDTKEKITHKDLDEISSRIECNFITILSPLYPTYLKNTHKPPFVIYYEGDITLLSKYHKTIALVGGGDVDDYGVKNIEKLMEELNAENSVFSTIESTGVNSEVLDYAFKNEYKVIQVLEESMKDYLKKTIDLKERKNFLAISEFYENEKNINTQSTDYSNRMICGISKGVVFIQFKINEPINKLFSFAINEGKEIFAVPDRNFSKNGTNKLIKNGAKLVENAKDILNEI, translated from the coding sequence ATGGAGAATGTCTTATTATATTTTTCAATAAAATATAATGGTGATTGAGATAAAATTTATCATGCTTTAGACACTAAGGAAAAAATAACACACAAAGACTTAGATGAAATATCTTCTAGAATTGAATGTAATTTTATTACAATTTTAAGCCCTTTATATCCAACGTACCTAAAAAACACACACAAGCCACCATTTGTAATTTATTATGAAGGTGACATTACTTTACTTTCTAAGTATCATAAAACAATAGCTCTTGTTGGTGGAGGAGATGTTGATGATTATGGAGTTAAAAATATTGAAAAACTAATGGAAGAACTTAATGCTGAAAATTCTGTATTTTCAACAATTGAAAGTACAGGTGTTAACAGTGAAGTTTTAGATTATGCATTTAAAAATGAATATAAAGTAATACAAGTTTTAGAAGAAAGTATGAAAGATTATCTTAAAAAAACCATAGATTTAAAGGAAAGAAAGAATTTTTTAGCAATTAGTGAATTTTATGAAAATGAAAAGAATATAAACACTCAATCAACAGATTATTCAAATAGAATGATTTGTGGAATATCAAAAGGTGTAGTTTTTATACAATTTAAAATTAATGAGCCTATAAATAAGTTATTTTCATTTGCAATTAATGAGGGTAAAGAAATTTTTGCTGTCCCTGATAGAAATTTTTCAAAGAACGGTACTAATAAACTTATTAAAAATGGGGCTAAACTAGTTGAAAATGCAAAAGATATATTAAATGAAATTTAA
- a CDS encoding ABC transporter ATP-binding protein/permease, with translation MNKENTMSNFSKIDGEKPLIKIENISKIYKNKKALDDVNLIINPGDRIGVIGPNGGGKSTLSEIIGGIRKPTFGKVTRQENMTIGLQFQESKYPIGISVLDMVKYYLETFNIPMTERELTEILRKFQIDNFKNKFLEGLSGGQQQRVNILLSLIHNPDLVIFDEISTGLDIEVRSEIFDTIKENVVNKNKAMILVTHMMSEIEELCDKYIYIHNGKIREQGLVKDLVKQYGSVHNFTWKKFKEEKSADLKKENLQADKENKNKLDKIINSEKNKGKNIPLIKLLLKYYYKGFAVPFFLFFFPLILLFLEGFVFKNMPDASGKPGGLLHNLIGSLAIMQIIAVGIFIIPQTILEFKNSVLMKRIGATNIKPIFFVLTVVAMGIFFMIIGFFWTLLWAGIMFGGDLGWSNVALPKQFGPSVPFLVLTLVQSVSMGMMLASVFRSTTAYIAVSNVLYMPIAFLGGSFLPIDLIMDSPVLRYATYINLFKYCMEPFSNAWGGTFSFNLTTGIYLGLSLSMIAAFTTTSAMKLRWES, from the coding sequence ATGAATAAAGAAAATACTATGAGTAATTTTTCAAAAATTGATGGTGAAAAACCATTAATTAAAATTGAAAATATTTCAAAAATATATAAAAACAAAAAAGCTTTAGATGATGTCAATTTAATAATCAATCCAGGAGATAGAATTGGTGTTATAGGACCCAATGGTGGGGGAAAGTCAACTTTAAGTGAAATTATTGGGGGAATTAGAAAACCAACTTTTGGTAAAGTTACAAGACAAGAAAACATGACCATAGGATTGCAATTTCAAGAATCAAAATATCCAATAGGTATTAGTGTTTTAGATATGGTTAAATATTATCTTGAAACTTTTAATATCCCAATGACAGAAAGAGAACTTACTGAAATACTAAGAAAATTTCAAATAGATAACTTTAAAAATAAATTTTTAGAGGGGTTAAGTGGTGGTCAACAGCAAAGAGTAAATATTCTTTTAAGTTTGATACACAATCCAGACTTAGTAATATTTGATGAAATATCAACAGGACTTGATATAGAAGTTAGAAGTGAAATTTTTGATACAATAAAGGAAAATGTTGTAAATAAAAACAAAGCAATGATTTTAGTTACACACATGATGAGTGAAATAGAAGAACTTTGTGACAAATACATTTATATTCACAACGGTAAAATAAGAGAACAAGGTTTGGTTAAAGATTTAGTTAAACAATATGGATCTGTTCATAACTTCACTTGAAAAAAATTTAAAGAAGAAAAGTCGGCAGATCTTAAAAAAGAAAATCTGCAAGCAGACAAGGAAAATAAAAATAAATTAGATAAAATAATTAACAGTGAAAAAAATAAAGGTAAAAACATACCCTTAATAAAACTTTTATTAAAATACTATTATAAAGGGTTTGCTGTTCCTTTTTTCTTATTTTTCTTCCCATTAATTCTTCTTTTCTTGGAAGGTTTTGTATTTAAAAATATGCCTGATGCCTCAGGGAAACCGGGAGGGCTATTACATAATCTAATCGGTTCTTTGGCGATTATGCAAATTATTGCTGTTGGAATATTTATCATACCTCAAACGATTTTAGAGTTCAAAAATAGTGTTCTTATGAAAAGAATTGGTGCAACAAATATTAAACCTATATTCTTTGTTTTAACAGTTGTTGCAATGGGTATATTCTTTATGATAATTGGATTTTTTTGAACATTGCTTTGAGCAGGAATAATGTTTGGTGGAGACCTAGGTTGATCAAATGTAGCTTTACCAAAACAATTCGGACCATCAGTACCATTTTTGGTGTTAACTTTAGTTCAATCAGTTTCGATGGGAATGATGTTGGCAAGCGTCTTTAGATCAACAACAGCATATATTGCTGTTTCAAATGTTCTTTATATGCCAATAGCTTTTTTGGGTGGTTCATTCCTGCCTATAGATTTAATAATGGATAGTCCGGTTTTAAGATATGCAACATACATTAATTTATTTAAATACTGTATGGAACCATTCTCAAACGCATGGGGAGGGACATTTAGTTTTAATTTAACTACAGGAATTTATTTAGGATTATCATTGTCAATGATTGCTGCATTTACAACAACATCAGCAATGAAACTTAGATGAGAATCATAA
- the trmFO gene encoding methylenetetrahydrofolate--tRNA-(uracil(54)-C(5))-methyltransferase (FADH(2)-oxidizing) TrmFO: MEKLVNIIGAGLSGCEAAYQLSKRSIKVKLYEKKTIERNPVQKLDYFAELVCSNTLRSTDLKNAVGTLKEEMRMFDSLIIKAAEFAQIPAGGSLAVDRDVFSKYITDAMNNDPNIEVIEKEFEKINENEITLIASGPLTSEKLQTEIAKVIGEDYFYFFDAVAPIITKDSINMDVAFRKNRYEKGETQDYINCPMNREQYELFYNELVKAELAPVHLESEKNLKYFEGCMPVEVMAKRGFDTLTYGPLKPAGLRNLDGTNNFAVVQLRQDNAADDLYNFVGFQTNLTWPEQKRVFRLIPGLEKANFVRYGVMHQNNFINSPTVLNEFNQLKSNKNIFFAGQITGVEGYVESTSSGIIAAINISRMFEQKEMKKFPKDTVMGGLQNYIISTDSKNFQPMKANWSIVENLEIKSKIKKEEKKELYSSRALNSMKEFIKTL, encoded by the coding sequence ATGGAAAAACTAGTTAACATAATTGGGGCAGGTTTATCAGGGTGTGAAGCTGCTTATCAATTATCAAAAAGAAGTATTAAAGTTAAATTATATGAGAAAAAAACAATTGAAAGGAATCCTGTTCAAAAATTAGATTACTTTGCTGAATTAGTGTGTTCAAACACTTTAAGGTCAACCGATCTAAAAAACGCAGTTGGTACTTTAAAAGAAGAAATGAGGATGTTTGACTCATTAATAATAAAAGCAGCTGAATTTGCACAAATTCCAGCAGGTGGTAGTCTTGCTGTTGACAGAGATGTATTTTCAAAATATATAACAGATGCAATGAATAATGACCCAAACATTGAAGTTATTGAAAAAGAGTTTGAAAAAATTAATGAAAATGAAATAACGCTTATTGCTTCTGGTCCATTAACAAGCGAAAAACTGCAAACAGAAATAGCGAAGGTTATAGGAGAAGATTATTTTTATTTTTTCGATGCAGTTGCTCCGATAATAACAAAGGATTCAATAAATATGGATGTTGCTTTTAGAAAAAATAGATATGAAAAAGGCGAAACACAAGATTACATTAACTGCCCAATGAATAGAGAACAATATGAATTGTTTTATAACGAACTTGTTAAAGCTGAATTGGCTCCAGTTCATTTAGAATCTGAAAAAAACCTTAAATATTTTGAAGGGTGTATGCCAGTTGAAGTGATGGCAAAAAGAGGGTTTGATACTTTAACTTACGGACCTTTAAAACCTGCTGGACTTAGAAATCTTGATGGAACAAATAATTTTGCTGTTGTTCAATTAAGACAAGATAACGCAGCAGATGACCTATATAATTTTGTTGGTTTTCAAACAAATTTAACATGACCAGAACAAAAAAGGGTGTTTAGATTAATACCGGGTCTTGAAAAAGCTAATTTTGTTAGATATGGTGTAATGCACCAAAATAACTTTATTAATTCACCTACAGTTTTAAATGAATTTAATCAACTTAAATCTAATAAAAATATATTTTTTGCAGGTCAGATAACTGGTGTTGAGGGTTATGTTGAATCAACTTCTTCAGGCATCATAGCTGCAATAAATATTTCAAGGATGTTTGAACAAAAAGAAATGAAAAAATTTCCTAAAGACACTGTAATGGGTGGGCTTCAAAACTACATTATTTCAACGGATTCAAAAAACTTTCAACCAATGAAGGCTAATTGAAGTATTGTTGAAAATTTAGAAATTAAGTCTAAAATTAAAAAAGAAGAAAAAAAAGAACTTTACTCTAGTAGGGCGTTAAACTCTATGAAAGAATTCATTAAAACATTATAA
- a CDS encoding GNAT family N-acetyltransferase, which produces MKFLYKQKISENEGHDNLGRAYLSYFSDPINDPFEIIKEGNLQLFKFKKHENSIVTINWDYSTEDIDKFNQYSPKFLVNLTNKKYDNQELKGMKFKGGYTFMRLNLKGLTKFDALELEGATFEKMTNSVELDTFVDIVGTVFTSDVTSSKKFYGIFDEYKDLSELFLIKYNKDIVGTGHLIHFDKNSSIVDDIAISEKARGKGLATFLMKSLINWSIDNGKEELCLFGSDEAFNIYKKLGFKEEDFWLEQFELIY; this is translated from the coding sequence ATGAAATTTCTATACAAACAAAAAATATCAGAAAATGAAGGACATGATAATCTTGGTAGAGCATATCTTAGTTATTTCTCAGATCCAATAAATGACCCATTTGAAATTATAAAAGAAGGTAATTTACAATTATTTAAATTTAAAAAGCATGAAAATTCAATTGTTACAATTAATTGAGATTATAGTACTGAAGATATTGATAAATTTAATCAATATTCACCTAAATTTTTGGTTAACTTAACAAATAAAAAATATGATAATCAAGAATTAAAGGGTATGAAATTTAAAGGTGGATACACATTTATGAGATTAAATCTTAAAGGTTTAACCAAATTTGATGCTTTGGAATTAGAGGGTGCAACATTTGAAAAAATGACCAACTCAGTTGAATTGGATACCTTTGTAGATATTGTTGGAACGGTTTTCACTTCTGACGTAACAAGTTCTAAAAAATTTTATGGAATATTTGATGAATACAAAGACTTAAGTGAATTATTTTTAATTAAATATAATAAAGATATTGTTGGTACTGGCCATTTAATTCATTTTGATAAAAACAGCTCAATTGTTGATGACATTGCAATTAGTGAAAAAGCTAGAGGCAAGGGTTTAGCAACATTTTTAATGAAATCACTTATAAATTGATCAATTGACAACGGAAAAGAAGAATTATGCTTATTTGGTAGTGATGAGGCATTCAATATATATAAAAAATTAGGGTTTAAGGAAGAAGATTTTTGACTTGAACAGTTTGAACTGATTTATTAA
- the rpsP gene encoding 30S ribosomal protein S16 has protein sequence MVKLRLKRAGKKRAAFYRIVASDARVKRDGEYIELIGTYNPINGEVNVKKEVALKWLQQGAQPTDTVRNILSKEGVMTDLHNVKLENKKNQPKKEKAAKKPAAKKTTTAAKKPAAAKKPAAAKEEAPAE, from the coding sequence ATGGTTAAATTAAGATTAAAAAGAGCTGGTAAAAAAAGAGCTGCTTTCTACAGAATTGTTGCTTCAGATGCACGTGTTAAACGTGATGGAGAGTACATTGAATTAATTGGAACATACAATCCAATCAATGGAGAAGTTAACGTTAAAAAAGAAGTTGCTTTAAAATGATTACAACAAGGAGCTCAACCTACTGATACAGTTAGAAATATTCTTTCAAAAGAAGGTGTTATGACTGATTTGCACAACGTTAAATTAGAAAACAAAAAAAACCAACCTAAGAAAGAAAAAGCTGCTAAAAAACCTGCAGCAAAAAAAACAACAACAGCTGCCAAAAAACCTGCAGCTGCCAAAAAACCTGCTGCAGCAAAAGAAGAAGCTCCTGCAGAATAA
- the rimM gene encoding ribosome maturation factor RimM (Essential for efficient processing of 16S rRNA), protein MLNNLKKIGKIVATHGLKGELKFKLEDNLIISGEFQGEQLFLENSSKNLDVFEVKKSYFLNKKHVIALEEITNIDKAQKLVNNIVYVKKDSDFIEEEFSYVGFECFYNNKSYGKVIEEMFNGAHDLIKLKVENKEVWVPCVDFYIENVDEENKEITLKEFEVLI, encoded by the coding sequence ATGCTTAATAATCTAAAAAAAATAGGAAAAATTGTTGCAACCCATGGTTTAAAAGGAGAACTAAAATTCAAATTAGAGGATAATTTAATTATTTCTGGAGAATTTCAAGGAGAACAATTATTCTTGGAGAATAGTTCAAAAAATCTGGATGTTTTTGAGGTTAAAAAATCTTATTTTTTAAACAAAAAACATGTGATAGCTTTAGAAGAAATAACTAATATTGACAAAGCTCAAAAATTAGTAAATAACATAGTTTATGTTAAAAAAGATTCTGATTTCATTGAAGAAGAATTTAGTTATGTTGGTTTTGAATGTTTTTATAATAACAAATCTTATGGAAAAGTTATTGAAGAAATGTTTAATGGAGCACATGACTTAATAAAACTTAAAGTGGAAAATAAAGAAGTATGAGTTCCTTGTGTTGATTTCTACATTGAAAATGTAGATGAAGAAAATAAGGAAATTACATTAAAGGAATTTGAGGTTTTAATATAA
- the trmD gene encoding tRNA (guanosine(37)-N1)-methyltransferase TrmD, with product MKFSIITLFPNLIKSYISESIIKRAVDKNSIEVEVIDLRNHTTLKHNQVDDYQFGGGKGMVLMAEPVVNAIESCKTKNSLVVLTSPQGKTWNQSSAREYASSNEHIILICGHYEGFDERILDYVDLEISIGDYVLTGGEIASIAILDSITRLLDGVIAKDSHLNDSFENNLLDHPVYTKPIEFRGKIVPEVLTSGHHANIEKYRQEGRLKNTFNKRPDLLEKSKLSNTDLEFIEKLKKVKGDN from the coding sequence ATGAAATTTTCAATTATTACCTTATTTCCAAATTTAATAAAATCATACATATCAGAATCTATTATTAAAAGAGCTGTTGATAAAAATAGTATTGAAGTTGAAGTTATAGATTTAAGAAATCACACTACCTTAAAACATAATCAAGTTGATGACTATCAATTTGGTGGCGGAAAAGGTATGGTTTTAATGGCAGAGCCAGTGGTTAATGCGATTGAAAGTTGCAAAACTAAAAACAGTTTAGTTGTCTTAACAAGTCCTCAAGGAAAAACTTGAAACCAAAGTTCGGCAAGAGAATATGCATCATCTAATGAACACATAATATTAATATGTGGTCATTATGAGGGGTTTGATGAAAGAATTTTGGATTATGTCGATTTAGAAATATCGATTGGTGATTATGTTTTAACTGGAGGGGAAATTGCAAGCATAGCAATTCTTGATTCAATAACAAGATTATTGGATGGAGTTATAGCAAAAGATTCTCATTTGAATGATAGTTTTGAAAATAACTTATTAGATCATCCTGTCTACACTAAACCAATAGAGTTTAGGGGCAAAATTGTTCCAGAAGTTCTTACTAGTGGACATCATGCAAATATTGAAAAATATCGCCAAGAAGGCAGATTAAAAAATACTTTTAATAAAAGACCAGATCTTTTAGAAAAAAGTAAATTATCAAACACAGATTTAGAATTTATTGAAAAATTAAAAAAAGTGAAAGGAGATAATTAA
- the rplS gene encoding 50S ribosomal protein L19 — MMNMLTKNTKALIDEQLNNNLPNFTSGDTIKVSVKIKEGEKFRIQAFEGVVIKTQGSGISYSVCVRKNSNGVFVERTFPVHSPIIESIEIIKRGRVRRARIYYIRKLSGKAARIKEVINNKAKDASSVKKAVKK; from the coding sequence ATTATGAATATGTTAACAAAAAACACAAAAGCTTTAATTGATGAACAATTAAACAATAATCTTCCAAATTTTACATCAGGAGATACTATCAAAGTTAGTGTAAAAATTAAAGAGGGAGAAAAATTCCGTATACAAGCATTCGAAGGTGTGGTTATTAAAACTCAAGGTAGTGGAATATCATACTCAGTTTGTGTAAGAAAAAACTCAAATGGTGTTTTTGTTGAAAGAACTTTCCCAGTTCATTCACCAATTATTGAATCAATTGAAATTATTAAACGTGGACGTGTAAGAAGAGCAAGAATTTACTACATTAGAAAATTATCAGGTAAAGCTGCACGTATTAAAGAAGTTATTAATAACAAAGCAAAAGATGCTTCATCTGTTAAAAAAGCTGTTAAAAAATAA
- a CDS encoding DUF3196 family protein — MKNYYDEIMEKINEAVNNNDFDEAFRIVSEELNAPYVPNDFEEQLEKMQSQIIEKLNLKDNNLSNWNTEKVLEIMSKKMDQDVHLMAFDALRGLNARLIIEEIKDYLVDEEIKPEYKTFLLMVLIEQAVDKEITIKKESESITINPSKFNLNDAQDVLRDIELKIEQVVYDTNPSLFSICQHIANTFFYNKFPMLNFDNYSLNDLAMAIIIKATNSLGLELEEYLELKLEFNKENTMLLLNELNNIV; from the coding sequence ATGAAAAATTATTATGATGAAATAATGGAAAAAATAAATGAAGCTGTAAATAATAATGATTTTGATGAAGCCTTCAGAATTGTTTCTGAAGAATTAAATGCACCTTATGTTCCAAATGATTTTGAAGAGCAATTAGAAAAAATGCAAAGTCAAATAATAGAGAAATTAAATTTAAAAGATAATAATTTAAGTAATTGAAATACAGAAAAGGTATTAGAAATTATGTCTAAAAAAATGGATCAAGATGTTCATTTAATGGCTTTTGATGCACTAAGGGGTTTGAATGCAAGACTTATAATTGAAGAAATTAAAGATTATCTTGTTGATGAAGAAATAAAGCCAGAATACAAAACCTTTCTATTAATGGTTTTAATCGAACAAGCAGTAGATAAAGAAATAACTATTAAAAAAGAATCTGAGAGCATAACAATAAATCCTTCAAAATTTAATTTAAATGATGCACAAGATGTTTTGAGAGATATTGAGTTAAAAATAGAACAAGTTGTGTATGATACAAATCCGAGTTTATTTTCAATTTGCCAACATATTGCCAACACATTTTTTTATAATAAATTTCCAATGTTAAATTTTGATAACTATTCTTTAAATGATTTAGCCATGGCAATAATTATAAAAGCTACAAACTCTTTGGGTTTAGAATTAGAAGAATATTTAGAATTAAAATTAGAGTTTAATAAAGAAAATACAATGTTATTATTAAATGAGTTGAATAATATTGTTTAG